Proteins found in one Bordetella genomosp. 9 genomic segment:
- a CDS encoding NAD(P)/FAD-dependent oxidoreductase, with amino-acid sequence MTKQVAVIGAGIVGACIAFALVKRGAKVVLIDRDEPGRACSYGNLGAISESSIAPLAMPGIVSTLPSMLTDRDSPLALAPGYLARALPWLWRFLASARPQTVQTNADRLHELYQGSYAAHAALAREVGVPHLLQQKGHLFLYPDDESRAKDKATWALRSSHGQRLDYLDRAGIEALESGLPARYRSAVLIPDHATVLDPMRYVQAIVRAFVERGGELLRADVRTVKPSANGWTVVSDGGPLECDEIVIAAGAWAPRLVSALGIKLRLESQRGYHVQYPGQSSLISRTVVLADKKVFMAPMVDGLRIGGTVEIAGLDAPPTARRAAVLERLALEVFPQLAGVKPQHWMGHRPCMPDSVPVVGPAPGHAGLWLAVGHGHLGLTGSVNTARRLADALINRPQV; translated from the coding sequence ATGACCAAGCAGGTCGCCGTGATCGGCGCCGGTATCGTGGGTGCGTGTATCGCCTTTGCGCTCGTCAAGCGCGGTGCGAAGGTCGTGTTGATCGACCGGGACGAACCCGGCCGTGCATGCAGCTACGGCAACCTGGGCGCCATCAGCGAGAGTTCGATCGCGCCCCTGGCGATGCCGGGCATCGTCTCGACCCTGCCGTCGATGTTGACGGACCGGGATAGCCCCTTGGCGCTGGCGCCCGGCTACCTGGCGCGTGCGCTGCCATGGCTGTGGCGCTTCCTGGCCTCGGCCAGGCCGCAAACCGTGCAAACCAACGCCGACCGCCTGCACGAGCTGTACCAGGGCAGCTACGCCGCGCATGCCGCGTTGGCGCGGGAGGTCGGCGTGCCGCATCTGTTGCAGCAGAAAGGCCACCTGTTTCTCTATCCCGACGACGAGTCGCGCGCCAAGGACAAGGCCACCTGGGCGCTGCGCAGCTCGCATGGGCAACGCCTGGACTATCTGGACCGCGCCGGTATCGAGGCGCTGGAGTCCGGACTTCCCGCCAGATATCGGTCGGCCGTCCTCATTCCGGATCACGCCACCGTGCTGGATCCCATGCGCTACGTGCAGGCGATCGTGCGGGCCTTCGTGGAACGCGGTGGCGAGCTGCTGCGGGCGGATGTACGAACGGTAAAGCCATCGGCGAACGGTTGGACGGTGGTGAGCGATGGCGGCCCGCTCGAGTGCGACGAGATCGTGATCGCTGCAGGGGCCTGGGCGCCGCGCCTGGTGAGCGCCCTGGGCATCAAGCTGCGGCTGGAAAGCCAGCGGGGCTATCACGTCCAGTACCCGGGCCAGTCCTCGCTGATTTCGCGCACGGTGGTGCTGGCGGACAAAAAGGTTTTCATGGCGCCCATGGTGGATGGCCTGCGTATCGGCGGCACCGTGGAAATTGCCGGTCTCGATGCCCCTCCCACCGCGCGCCGCGCGGCCGTGCTGGAGCGGCTGGCGTTGGAAGTCTTTCCGCAGTTGGCGGGCGTGAAACCGCAGCATTGGATGGGACATCGGCCGTGCATGCCGGATTCCGTGCCGGTGGTCGGCCCCGCACCCGGACACGCCGGCCTGTGGCTGGCCGTCGGGCACGGCCACCTTGGCCTGACCGGGTCCGTGAATACGGCCCGGCGGCTGGCCGATGCGCTCATCAATCGTCCTCAGGTGTAA
- a CDS encoding Bug family tripartite tricarboxylate transporter substrate binding protein, with the protein MNANHGARALLACLIVGIAGAYHSPAAAQGYPTHAIRLVVGFAPGGNTDMMARLTAEQLTARLGQSVVVENRAGAGGTVASVAVAKAPADGYTLLFASTSHAINAALYRKLPYDTLKDFQAVAPVARTPKVLVVNPALPVHDVKQFIAYVKSHPGLTMASGGPGSSAHFAGLMFNTLADTNVTYVPYKGTGEALRDLLSGEVLSSIDSVTAYVPLIKSGQLRALGVGSAKPMALLPDVPAITTSGLPGYEVADWVGVIAPAGVPADVVAKLNKAINDALSSPDVMKKLADVGSIPMHETPASYDKLIRADIERFDKLRVAAHMEKQ; encoded by the coding sequence ATGAACGCGAACCATGGCGCGCGCGCCTTGCTTGCCTGTTTGATTGTCGGCATCGCAGGCGCCTATCACTCCCCCGCGGCGGCGCAGGGATATCCCACGCATGCCATCCGCCTGGTCGTGGGCTTCGCCCCCGGCGGCAACACCGACATGATGGCGCGGCTGACGGCGGAACAATTGACGGCGCGCCTGGGACAGTCCGTCGTGGTCGAGAATCGCGCCGGCGCGGGCGGCACCGTCGCCTCCGTGGCCGTGGCCAAGGCGCCCGCGGACGGCTATACCCTGCTGTTCGCATCGACGTCGCATGCCATCAACGCGGCCCTCTACCGGAAGCTGCCGTACGACACGCTGAAGGATTTCCAGGCGGTCGCCCCCGTCGCCCGTACGCCCAAGGTGCTCGTGGTCAACCCGGCCCTGCCGGTGCATGACGTCAAGCAGTTCATCGCTTATGTGAAGAGCCATCCGGGCCTGACCATGGCCTCGGGCGGCCCGGGATCGTCCGCGCATTTCGCGGGGCTGATGTTCAATACCCTGGCCGACACCAACGTGACGTATGTCCCTTACAAGGGCACGGGCGAGGCCCTGCGCGACCTGCTCTCCGGCGAGGTGTTGTCGTCGATCGACTCGGTCACGGCTTACGTTCCGCTGATCAAGAGCGGGCAGCTGCGGGCGCTGGGCGTGGGCAGCGCGAAACCCATGGCCCTGCTCCCCGACGTCCCGGCCATCACGACATCCGGCCTGCCCGGGTACGAGGTAGCGGACTGGGTAGGCGTGATCGCGCCGGCGGGAGTACCGGCCGATGTTGTCGCCAAGCTGAACAAGGCGATCAACGACGCCCTGTCTTCGCCCGACGTCATGAAGAAACTGGCCGATGTAGGATCGATACCGATGCACGAAACGCCGGCCAGCTATGACAAATTGATCCGCGCCGATATCGAGCGTTTCGACAAGCTGCGCGTCGCCGCGCACATGGAAAAGCAGTAG
- a CDS encoding LysR substrate-binding domain-containing protein, which yields MLNIRQLRAFAAVMLAGSVTGAATRLRISQPAISALIAGLERDLGFNLFVRDRNRLQATTEAALFYRSVSAVLERLDGLERLATDIRHADEGTLRIAALPMLALEFLPRVAASFLARHPNVRMILQAHSSPTVASMMATHQFDLGFSESAYDEGWINAQRLRVRCVCVLPVGHPLASRAVLTPAELDDLPIVTGPADHARTRHLAEVFRACGARLNLRVETPLFASMCAFVSQGTGYAVVDAITAAGAHGAGLVARPFEPPFYNDFAVLYPAGKPVSRIADAFMLEVMAELAGFSG from the coding sequence ATGCTGAACATCCGACAACTCAGGGCTTTCGCGGCCGTCATGCTGGCCGGTTCGGTGACCGGCGCGGCCACGCGCCTGCGGATCTCGCAGCCCGCGATCAGCGCGTTGATCGCGGGTCTCGAGCGCGACCTGGGCTTCAACCTGTTCGTGCGCGACCGCAACCGCTTGCAGGCCACCACCGAAGCGGCGTTGTTCTACCGTTCGGTATCGGCGGTGCTTGAACGGCTGGACGGATTGGAGCGTCTTGCGACGGACATCCGCCACGCGGACGAAGGGACGTTGCGTATCGCCGCCTTGCCGATGCTGGCGCTTGAATTCCTGCCCAGGGTGGCGGCGAGTTTTCTCGCGCGTCATCCCAATGTCAGGATGATCCTGCAAGCGCACAGCTCGCCCACCGTCGCCAGCATGATGGCCACGCACCAGTTCGATCTCGGGTTTTCCGAGTCGGCCTATGACGAGGGATGGATCAATGCCCAACGCCTGCGGGTTCGCTGTGTGTGCGTGCTGCCCGTCGGCCATCCCCTGGCGTCGCGCGCGGTGCTGACACCGGCCGAACTGGATGACCTGCCCATCGTGACGGGGCCGGCGGACCATGCGCGCACGCGGCATCTGGCGGAAGTGTTCCGGGCGTGCGGCGCGCGATTGAACCTGCGGGTCGAAACGCCGTTGTTCGCGTCCATGTGCGCCTTCGTTTCGCAAGGGACGGGTTATGCGGTGGTGGATGCCATCACCGCAGCCGGCGCCCATGGCGCCGGCCTGGTGGCCCGGCCGTTCGAGCCGCCTTTCTACAACGACTTCGCCGTGCTGTATCCCGCCGGCAAGCCCGTGTCGCGCATTGCCGATGCGTTCATGCTGGAAGTGATGGCGGAGCTGGCGGGGTTCTCGGGATAG
- a CDS encoding ABC transporter ATP-binding protein, which produces MTPLIQAEALARSFSVRAGMFKPKRTLHAVNGVDLAVPRGGVLGIVGESGCGKSTLARMLLGLTAPSSGVIRLDGSDIREIPRRQLARRVQPVFQDPYSSLNPRRSIASIVSLPLEVHGIANPRQRTAMDMLERVGLPARLAGNTPGQLSGGQRQRVAIARALVMHPEVVICDEPTSALDVSVQAQIMNLLMDLRDEFNLTYIFISHNLAVVEHIATEVAVMYLGRIVESGPAAQVFREPRHPYTQALLASVLTPEPGLGIPDMGLGLSFPDPVDPPSGCPFHPRCRHAMPRCAQERPALLARHEARVACHLYPENPASSAITSSMNASAMRDTGLPAGYSTAKSL; this is translated from the coding sequence ATGACGCCACTCATCCAGGCCGAGGCCCTGGCCCGCAGCTTTTCCGTGCGGGCCGGCATGTTCAAGCCCAAACGCACGCTGCACGCCGTCAACGGCGTCGACCTCGCGGTGCCTCGCGGCGGCGTGCTCGGCATCGTCGGCGAATCGGGTTGCGGCAAATCCACGCTGGCGCGGATGCTGCTCGGCCTGACGGCGCCCAGCAGCGGCGTGATCCGCCTGGACGGCAGCGACATCCGCGAGATACCCCGGCGGCAGCTGGCGCGGCGCGTGCAGCCGGTGTTCCAGGATCCCTATTCTTCCTTGAATCCGCGCCGCTCCATCGCGTCCATCGTATCCCTGCCGCTGGAAGTGCATGGCATCGCCAATCCCCGCCAACGCACGGCGATGGATATGCTCGAACGCGTCGGACTGCCCGCGCGGCTGGCCGGCAACACCCCTGGCCAGCTGTCCGGGGGGCAGCGCCAGCGCGTGGCGATCGCCCGCGCCCTGGTCATGCATCCGGAAGTCGTCATATGCGACGAACCCACCTCGGCGCTGGACGTATCGGTGCAGGCCCAGATCATGAATCTGCTCATGGATCTGCGTGACGAGTTCAACCTGACCTACATTTTCATCAGCCACAACCTGGCCGTCGTCGAACACATCGCCACCGAAGTCGCGGTCATGTATCTGGGCAGGATCGTCGAATCGGGTCCGGCGGCGCAGGTCTTTCGCGAACCGCGCCATCCCTACACCCAGGCCTTGCTGGCGTCCGTCCTGACGCCCGAGCCGGGCCTGGGGATTCCCGACATGGGCCTGGGCCTGTCCTTCCCCGATCCGGTCGACCCGCCGTCGGGCTGTCCTTTCCACCCACGCTGCAGGCACGCAATGCCGCGCTGCGCGCAGGAACGGCCGGCCCTGCTCGCGCGGCATGAAGCGCGCGTCGCCTGCCATCTCTATCCCGAGAACCCCGCCAGCTCCGCCATCACTTCCAGCATGAACGCATCGGCAATGCGCGACACGGGCTTGCCGGCGGGATACAGCACGGCGAAGTCGTTGTAG
- a CDS encoding ABC transporter ATP-binding protein, with amino-acid sequence MANQADIVLDVQGLHVDIDTQRGPLHAVRDVSFQVARGDTLCLVGESGCGKSMTSLAIMGLLPKAARRRARRLAVLGEDIATLSNRRLNALRGNRMAMIFQEPMTALNPAYTIGDQLTEHYRQHRGASAAQARDRAVELLERVGIAAAGDRLGQYPHQLSGGLRQRVMIAMALMCGPELLIADEPSTALDVTIQAQILRLLADLQAELGIALVLITHDLGVVARIANRVAVMYAGQIVEEGPVATLFEQPRHPYTQGLLSCIPVPGRSAPGEHLGTIPGVVPALTGDLKGCTFRDRCPYAEAACAHHVPVHRFDQHAWRCILQAETTLVAP; translated from the coding sequence ATGGCGAACCAGGCCGATATCGTGCTGGATGTGCAGGGCCTGCACGTCGACATCGATACCCAACGCGGGCCCCTGCATGCCGTGCGGGATGTTTCCTTCCAGGTCGCCCGGGGCGACACCCTGTGCCTGGTGGGCGAATCGGGCTGCGGCAAATCCATGACGTCGCTGGCCATCATGGGACTGCTGCCCAAGGCCGCGCGCCGCCGCGCCCGCCGCCTGGCGGTCCTCGGGGAAGACATCGCCACGCTGTCGAACCGGCGCCTGAACGCGTTGCGCGGCAACAGAATGGCCATGATCTTCCAGGAGCCGATGACGGCGTTGAACCCCGCCTACACGATCGGCGACCAGTTGACCGAGCACTACCGGCAACATCGCGGCGCCAGCGCGGCGCAGGCGCGCGACCGCGCGGTCGAACTGCTGGAACGGGTGGGCATCGCCGCCGCGGGCGATCGCCTGGGCCAGTACCCGCACCAGCTTTCCGGCGGCCTGCGCCAGCGTGTCATGATCGCGATGGCGCTGATGTGCGGGCCGGAACTGCTGATTGCCGATGAGCCCAGCACCGCGCTGGACGTCACGATCCAGGCACAGATCCTCCGGCTGCTGGCCGATCTGCAGGCCGAACTCGGCATCGCCCTGGTCCTGATCACGCATGATCTGGGCGTGGTGGCGCGAATCGCCAACAGGGTCGCCGTCATGTACGCCGGGCAGATCGTGGAAGAAGGACCCGTGGCCACGCTATTCGAGCAGCCCCGCCATCCCTATACCCAGGGCCTGCTGTCCTGTATTCCCGTGCCCGGCCGCAGCGCGCCCGGCGAGCACCTGGGCACGATCCCGGGCGTGGTGCCCGCGCTGACCGGCGACCTGAAGGGCTGCACGTTCCGCGACCGCTGTCCCTACGCGGAAGCGGCCTGCGCCCACCACGTGCCCGTCCACCGTTTCGATCAACACGCCTGGCGCTGCATCCTTCAGGCTGAAACCACCCTGGTCGCGCCATGA
- a CDS encoding ABC transporter permease, with amino-acid sequence MAAPTLPIGAPAVSASDGAAAPARRYRLRGNTALLTGGGLLLVIILIALLAPWISPHDPYAQNLAARNIPPAWYAKGSWAHPFGTDPLGRDYLSRLFFGARISLLIGVCVAGISGVIGTTIGMAAGYFGGKVDMAVSFLISTRLSMPVILVALATVAILGGSLWVVILVLGLLKWDRYAVVMRSATQQVRSLEYVAAARAAGASTWRIVSGEVLPNIMPHLIVIATLEAASAILLEAALSFLGLGVQPPTPSWGLMISEAKAYMFFSFWLIAIPGIALALLIFAINLAGDGLHQLLAPGERD; translated from the coding sequence ATGGCCGCGCCCACCCTTCCCATCGGCGCGCCGGCGGTGTCCGCCTCCGACGGCGCGGCAGCGCCGGCGCGCCGATATCGCCTGCGTGGCAACACGGCCTTGCTGACCGGCGGAGGCCTCCTGCTGGTCATCATCCTGATCGCCCTGCTGGCGCCGTGGATTTCACCGCACGATCCCTACGCGCAGAACCTGGCGGCCCGCAACATCCCCCCTGCCTGGTACGCCAAGGGTTCGTGGGCGCATCCCTTCGGCACGGACCCGCTGGGCCGCGACTACCTGTCGCGGCTGTTCTTCGGCGCCCGCATCTCGCTGCTGATCGGTGTCTGCGTGGCGGGCATATCGGGCGTGATCGGCACGACCATCGGCATGGCGGCGGGCTATTTCGGCGGCAAGGTGGACATGGCGGTGTCCTTCCTGATTTCCACGCGGCTATCGATGCCGGTCATCCTGGTCGCGCTGGCCACGGTCGCCATCCTGGGCGGATCGCTGTGGGTCGTCATCCTGGTGCTGGGCCTGCTGAAATGGGACCGCTACGCCGTGGTCATGCGCAGCGCGACGCAGCAGGTCCGGTCGCTGGAATACGTCGCGGCGGCGCGGGCGGCAGGCGCCTCGACCTGGCGCATCGTGAGCGGCGAAGTCCTGCCCAACATCATGCCGCACCTGATCGTCATCGCCACGCTGGAGGCCGCCAGCGCCATCCTGCTGGAAGCCGCGCTCTCGTTTCTCGGCCTGGGCGTACAGCCGCCGACGCCGTCATGGGGATTGATGATTTCGGAAGCCAAGGCCTATATGTTTTTTTCCTTCTGGCTGATCGCCATCCCCGGCATCGCGCTGGCCCTGCTGATCTTCGCCATCAACCTGGCCGGCGACGGCCTGCACCAGTTGCTGGCGCCCGGCGAAAGGGACTGA
- a CDS encoding ABC transporter permease, whose amino-acid sequence MLGFVMRRLGLAMLVALTVSILAFMLLHLSGDPAVALAGEGARQADIDMIRKAYGLDRPIVVQYASWLWDVVRGHFGTSVYFKTDAGPLILSKLKTTLLLGLYSLGVALLISVPFGVLAALYRHSLVDRLCLALAVMGQALPNFFFALLLIMLFSLTLRILPVSGSGTWKHFVMPSIALGYYVAPAFMRLIRAGMIEVLDADYIRTARAKGLPAGKVIFKHALRNAIVPVVALAAVQLGYLLGGSVVIETIFALDGLGYLAYQSITFKDFPVMQLIVLLLSVIYVLLTLAADVANAWLDPRIRVS is encoded by the coding sequence ATGCTCGGCTTCGTGATGCGTCGGCTGGGACTGGCCATGCTGGTGGCGCTGACGGTTTCCATCCTGGCTTTCATGCTGCTGCATCTGTCCGGCGACCCCGCCGTCGCGCTGGCCGGCGAAGGCGCGCGGCAGGCCGACATCGACATGATCCGCAAGGCCTACGGCCTGGACCGTCCTATCGTCGTGCAGTACGCCAGCTGGTTGTGGGACGTGGTGCGCGGCCACTTCGGCACATCGGTCTACTTCAAGACCGACGCGGGGCCGCTGATCCTGTCGAAGCTCAAGACCACCCTGCTGCTGGGACTGTATTCATTGGGCGTCGCCCTGTTGATCTCGGTGCCCTTCGGCGTGCTGGCCGCGCTGTACCGGCACAGCCTGGTGGACCGCCTCTGCCTGGCCCTGGCCGTGATGGGCCAGGCACTGCCGAATTTCTTCTTCGCGCTGCTGCTGATCATGCTGTTCTCGCTGACACTGCGCATCCTGCCGGTGTCGGGCAGCGGCACGTGGAAGCACTTCGTCATGCCTTCCATCGCCCTGGGCTATTACGTCGCGCCGGCGTTCATGCGCCTGATCCGCGCGGGCATGATCGAAGTCCTGGACGCGGACTATATCCGCACCGCCAGGGCCAAGGGCCTGCCGGCCGGCAAAGTCATCTTCAAGCACGCCCTGCGCAATGCCATCGTCCCGGTGGTGGCGCTCGCCGCGGTCCAGCTGGGCTATCTGCTGGGAGGATCGGTCGTGATCGAAACCATCTTCGCGCTCGACGGCCTGGGCTATCTCGCCTACCAGAGCATCACCTTCAAGGACTTTCCCGTCATGCAGTTGATCGTGCTGCTGTTGTCGGTCATCTATGTCCTGCTGACGCTGGCGGCCGATGTCGCCAACGCGTGGCTGGATCCCCGCATCCGGGTGTCCTGA
- a CDS encoding ABC transporter substrate-binding protein encodes MVDRRAVPLVPPSTSAIAMAMRPIAAIAAAIALCAAAPAWADKKDDTLRMAYDQAPESVDPYFNNVRIGVIIAANVWDTLLYRDPLTNEYKGQLAESWKQIDDKTLEFKLRKGVKFHNGESFDADSVVYTLNFVADPRNKATTQQNVQWIDRVEKIDQYTVRIHTKEPFPAAKEYLATTVAIHPAVYYKQVGPAGMNAKPVGSGPYKVTDYQPGKSITLERNADYFKDSPKPQPKIGKVVIRFIPDRQTQMAEVISGQEDFIMSVPKDQAEQLASMPNLQAVSGNTMRIVFMQMNTLPNTPAPQLKDERVRKAIAMSIDREAIIKNIVGGDAKILNTICTPSQVGCTDKGATIYQYDPAQAKKLLAEAGYPNGFDIDIVAYRERNQTEAIINYLRAVGIRAKLNFLQYAAMRDMIRAGKASLTHQTWGSNLVNDTSASTPVYFAFGSDDINRDERVKQLLDDADRTIDPAKRDATYQEALARISSQAYAVPLWSLPVYYVASQEVNFKPYPDELVRFWEMSWK; translated from the coding sequence ATGGTTGATCGTCGCGCTGTTCCCCTTGTCCCGCCCTCCACGTCTGCCATTGCGATGGCGATGCGGCCCATCGCGGCGATCGCCGCGGCCATTGCGTTGTGCGCGGCCGCGCCGGCCTGGGCGGACAAGAAGGACGATACGCTGCGCATGGCCTACGACCAGGCGCCGGAAAGCGTCGACCCGTATTTCAACAATGTCCGCATAGGCGTGATCATCGCCGCCAACGTGTGGGACACGCTGCTGTACCGTGACCCGCTGACCAATGAATACAAGGGCCAGTTGGCCGAAAGCTGGAAGCAGATCGACGACAAGACGCTGGAATTCAAGCTCCGCAAGGGCGTCAAGTTCCACAACGGCGAGTCCTTCGACGCGGACTCCGTCGTCTACACGCTCAACTTCGTCGCGGACCCGCGCAACAAGGCCACGACGCAGCAGAACGTGCAGTGGATAGACCGCGTCGAGAAAATCGACCAGTACACGGTCCGCATCCATACCAAGGAGCCCTTCCCCGCCGCCAAGGAATACCTGGCGACCACGGTCGCCATTCATCCCGCGGTCTATTACAAGCAGGTCGGCCCCGCCGGGATGAATGCCAAACCGGTCGGGTCCGGGCCGTACAAGGTGACCGACTACCAGCCAGGCAAATCCATCACGCTGGAGCGCAACGCCGACTATTTCAAGGATTCGCCCAAGCCGCAGCCCAAGATCGGCAAAGTGGTCATCCGTTTCATCCCCGATCGCCAGACCCAGATGGCGGAAGTGATCTCGGGGCAGGAAGACTTCATCATGAGCGTGCCCAAGGACCAGGCCGAGCAGCTGGCCAGCATGCCCAACCTGCAGGCCGTCAGCGGCAATACCATGCGCATCGTCTTCATGCAGATGAACACGCTGCCCAATACGCCGGCGCCGCAACTGAAGGACGAACGGGTGCGCAAGGCCATCGCCATGTCGATCGACCGCGAGGCCATCATCAAGAACATCGTCGGCGGCGACGCGAAGATCCTGAACACCATCTGCACGCCGTCCCAGGTGGGCTGCACCGACAAGGGCGCGACCATCTACCAATACGATCCCGCCCAGGCCAAAAAGCTGCTCGCCGAAGCCGGCTATCCCAACGGCTTCGATATCGACATCGTGGCCTACCGCGAACGCAATCAGACCGAGGCGATCATCAACTACCTGCGTGCGGTGGGCATCCGCGCCAAGCTGAACTTCCTGCAGTACGCGGCGATGCGCGACATGATCCGCGCCGGCAAGGCGTCGCTGACGCACCAGACCTGGGGCTCGAACCTGGTGAACGACACCTCGGCGTCGACGCCGGTGTATTTCGCTTTCGGCTCCGACGACATCAATCGCGACGAGCGGGTCAAGCAATTGCTCGACGACGCCGACCGCACCATCGACCCGGCCAAGCGCGACGCGACCTACCAGGAAGCCCTGGCGCGGATCTCCAGCCAGGCCTATGCGGTACCGCTGTGGTCGCTGCCCGTGTACTACGTCGCCAGCCAGGAGGTGAACTTCAAGCCTTACCCCGACGAACTGGTGCGATTCTGGGAAATGAGCTGGAAATAG
- a CDS encoding serine hydrolase domain-containing protein, with protein MNKALMQQAIQFADEHESAWDRSVDGVWGVHQKDPPPWNRLLGPVHDRGPVSGTVVLDGETVASWGEPLRADLTFSVAKMYLALLAGVAHDRGLLPDVDETVRTRVPGIGFDEGQNADITWRQLLQQTSEWEGERFGLPDQVDRYRAVTFGDPPDGNKGDPRPLRKPGTYWEYNDVRINQLSFALLHLFRRPLPEIFRESITRPVGASENWQWVGYDNAWVEIDGRRMQSVPGGSHWGGGMSISSVDQALIGQMLLNDGKAHGRQVLSSEWIRAMREPCAIAPYYGFLIWLNHERRVFPSVPASSFFGVGAGSSFTWVEPERRMVTVVRWLDSAYADAFFGKVLQAVDAA; from the coding sequence ATGAACAAGGCGCTCATGCAACAAGCCATCCAGTTCGCCGACGAACACGAATCCGCGTGGGATCGTTCGGTGGATGGTGTTTGGGGCGTGCACCAGAAGGACCCTCCGCCCTGGAACCGGCTGCTTGGACCCGTGCATGATCGTGGCCCGGTGTCGGGCACGGTGGTCCTCGACGGTGAGACCGTGGCGTCGTGGGGAGAGCCGCTGCGCGCCGACCTTACCTTCAGCGTGGCGAAGATGTACCTGGCCTTGCTCGCCGGTGTCGCGCACGATCGCGGCCTCCTTCCCGACGTGGACGAGACCGTGCGGACGCGCGTGCCGGGCATCGGCTTCGACGAAGGGCAGAATGCCGATATCACCTGGCGCCAGCTGTTGCAGCAGACCAGTGAATGGGAAGGCGAACGTTTCGGCCTGCCGGACCAGGTCGATCGCTATCGCGCGGTGACGTTCGGCGATCCGCCGGATGGCAACAAAGGCGATCCGCGCCCGCTGCGCAAGCCCGGCACTTACTGGGAATACAACGACGTGCGGATCAACCAGCTGTCGTTCGCGCTGCTGCATCTGTTCAGGCGGCCATTGCCGGAGATCTTCCGCGAGTCCATTACGCGGCCGGTGGGCGCCAGCGAGAACTGGCAGTGGGTGGGTTATGACAATGCCTGGGTCGAGATCGACGGCAGGCGCATGCAGTCGGTGCCCGGCGGTTCGCACTGGGGGGGCGGCATGTCCATCAGCAGCGTGGACCAGGCGCTGATCGGCCAGATGCTGCTGAACGACGGCAAGGCGCACGGCCGGCAGGTGCTGTCGTCGGAGTGGATAAGGGCCATGCGGGAGCCCTGCGCGATCGCGCCTTATTATGGTTTCCTGATCTGGCTGAACCACGAACGGCGCGTATTCCCCAGCGTACCGGCGTCCAGCTTCTTCGGTGTCGGCGCGGGCAGCTCGTTCACCTGGGTCGAGCCGGAGCGCCGCATGGTGACCGTGGTGCGCTGGCTGGATTCGGCTTACGCCGATGCGTTTTTCGGCAAAGTGCTGCAGGCGGTGGACGCGGCCTGA